A section of the Citrus sinensis cultivar Valencia sweet orange chromosome 8, DVS_A1.0, whole genome shotgun sequence genome encodes:
- the LOC102614090 gene encoding F-box/kelch-repeat protein At3g23880 yields the protein MEIKLMHTHMEKICGDREMKCSSFRLPEDVMIDIFLRLEVKNLARLRCVCKSWNTLLTSKTFVEIHLNQSMRNPRPLLFRHGISPSYLGFYSTKCKEFEDLCDPPFRTQLADLDVVGSCNGVLCFCSNGSDRSLIYLWNPLIKKYMTLPRPSLNPRYLGFGVNSVSGHLDDFKVVTISVNADAEVYSLRSNSWKNIAYGFPRSIEINRSHINSSVFLNGSVHWCARFSCYHDNSCPWLIVSFDFAKEVFQTVMMPYDLSTDDADKYLNVFDGYLCVFATIPNNTFRSYELWVMKEYGLTESWTKLYTIEKPQRIWWPLGFTERGKIFIRGECRHGGYGLLVYNPHSDTFKCIGVHLPYYAIQVLNFVESIIEPVSQSLILSRS from the exons ATGGAAATCAAATTAATGCATACCCATATGGAAAAG ATTTGTGGAGATAGAGAGATGAAGTGCAGTAGTTTTCGACTTCCAGAAGATGTCatgattgatattttcttgCGACTGGAGGTAAAGAATCTTGCACGATTGCGGTGTGTTTGCAAATCATGGAATACTTTACTCACCAGCAAGACTTTTGTTGAGATCCATCTTAATCAGTCCATGAGAAATCCCCGTCCTCTTCTTTTTAGACATGGTATCAGCCCTTCATATCTGGGCTTCTATTCAACAAAGTGCAAGGAGTTTGAGGATCTTTGTGATCCCCCCTTTCGTACACAACTTGCAGATCTGGATGTTGTTGGGTCTTGTAATGGTGTGCTTTGTTTCTGCAGCAATGGTTCTGACCGTTCTCTCATCTATTTGTGGAATCCTTTGATCAAAAAGTATATGACACTCCCCAGACCCTCCCTTAATCCTCGGTACCTTGGGTTTGGTGTCAATTCAGTAAGCGGCCACCTTGATGACTTCAAAGTGGTAACCATCTCTGTCAATGCAGATGCTGAGGTCTACAGCCTGAGATCAAATTCGTGGAAAAATATTGCATATGGTTTCCCTCGGAGTATTGAGATAAATCGTAGTCATATTAACTCTTCCGTCTTTCTAAACGGATCTGTACACTGGTGTGCTCGGTTCAGCTGTTATCATGATAATAGCTGCCCTTGGCTTATAGTCTCGTTTGACTTTGCCAAGGAGGTTTTCCAAACAGTTATGATGCCATATGACCTGTCCACTGATGATGCTGATAAGTATTTGAATGTTTTTGATGGATATCTTTGTGTTTTTGCTACCATTCCTAATAACACCTTTCGTTCTTATGAGTTATGGGTGATGAAGGAGTATGGATTAACTGAGTCCTGGACTAAATTATACACAATTGAAAAACCTCAGAGAATTTGGTGGCCGCTGGGGTTTACGGAGCGgggtaaaatttttatacGAGGGGAATGCCGGCATGGTGGCTATGGTTTACTTGTCTACAATCCACACAGTGACACATTTAAGTGCATTGGAGTCCACCTTCCATATTATGCAATTCAAGTGCTGAATTTTGTGGAGAGTATAATTGAACCTGTGTCTCAATCTTTGATTCTGAGTAGAAGTTGA
- the LOC102613590 gene encoding uncharacterized protein LOC102613590 — MGMEKEIKTLSHLFVTVFLWGFPTMMVVPAITDVTMMALCPGLDECSLAIYLSGFQQAIIGLGTLVMMPVIGNLSDQYGRKAMLTLPLTLSIIPLAILAYRRSISFFYAYYALRTLTAMVCEGSINCLALAYVADNISERQRASAFGILLGVLSASFVCGTLAARFLSTTSAFQAATIVSMLAAAYMRVFLKDDVPNDDDDDLTRPIITEETEGVNQNESNSPVKIPVCKKIPSIRDLICLLRSSVTLSQAAVVAFFSGLSEGGMQASFLYFLKAQFHFNKNQFADLMLIAGLAGTISQLLFMPLLAPILGEAKLLSLGLFAACINMFICSISWSAWVPYATTAFSVLVVFATPSFRSIVSKQVGPNEQGKAQGCISGISSFANIVSPLIFSPLTALFLSKGAPFNFPGFSIMCIGLASMVAFIQSLMMSHTPASSKSQNQCCLA; from the exons ATGGGAATGGAGAAGGAGATAAAAACTTTGAGCCACCTCTTCGTGACTGTTTTCCTCTGGGGTTTCCCCACCATGATGGTAGTTCCGGCCATTACCGACGTTACGATGATGGCGCTTTGCCCTGGCCTGGATGAATGTTCTCTTGCCATTTATCTCTCCGGCTTCCAGCAAGCG ATCATAGGATTGggaaccttagtgatgatgcCAGTTATTGGGAATCTGTCGGACCAGTATGGAAGAAAAGCCATGCTCACTTTGCCATTGACTCTATCGATAATCCCACTCG CCATATTGGCATACAGAAGAAGCATCAGCTTCTTTTATGCATATTACGCGCTCAGAACTCTCACGGCCATGGTTTGTGAAGGCAGCATTAACTGCCTTGCTCTTGCTTAtgtg GCAGACAACATTTCAGAAAGACAAAGGGCATCGGCTTTCGGAATTTTACTGGGTGTTTTGTCAGCCTCATTTGTCTGTGGAACCCTGGCCGCCCGTTTCCTCTCCACTACTTCCGCAtttcag GCAGCTACAATTGTATCAATGCTTGCTGCTGCGTACATGAGAGTTTTCCTCAAGGATGATGTAcccaatgatgatgatgatgatttaaCACGACCGATCATTACGGAAGAAACAGAAGGTGTTAATCAAAATGAGAGTAATTCACCAGTGAAGATACCAGTATGCAAAAAGATCCCTTCAATAAGGGATCTCATTTGTTTGCTCAGGAGCAg TGTCACATTGTCACAAGCCGCAGTTGTCGCATTCTTCAGCGGTCTATCAGAGGGCGGAATGCAAGCTTCATTTCtg TACTTCTTAAAGGCTCAATTTCACTTCAATAAGAACCAGTTTGCTGATCTGATGCTGATTGCTGGGCTTGCTGGAACAATTTCACAG CTGCTTTTCATGCCCTTGTTAGCACCCATTTTGGGAGAAGCAAAGTTGCTTTCATTGGGGCTCTTTGCAGCTTGTATTAAT ATGTTTATTTGCAGCATATCTTGGTCAGCTTgg GTTCCGTACGCAACCACAGCATTTAGTGTTCTTGTTGTTTTTGCAACCCCATCT TTTCGCAGCATTGTATCAAAACAAGTTGGGCCAAATGAGCAGGGAAAGGCTCAGGGATGTATCTCAGGCATAAGTTCCTTTGCAAACATCGTTTCTCCATTGATTTTTAGTCCTTTGACAG CTTTGTTCTTATCCAAAGGAGCACCATTCAATTTCCCAGGTTTCAGTATTATGTGCATTGGACTTGCTTCA ATGGTTGCCTTTATTCAGAGTCTTATGATGAGTCACACTCCTGCAAGCTCCAAGTCACAAAACCAGTGCTGCTTAGCCTAG